One Tolypothrix bouteillei VB521301 DNA window includes the following coding sequences:
- a CDS encoding RNA polymerase sigma factor, with protein MTLPLLSRVVEQAGVSEQSDPELIFLARQGDKAAFGRLVLRYQPMAQRIAEQMLGNKDLASDLVQEAMLQAYLSLKKLHQPKRFKSWLYGIVLNICRNELRRRKVIVFSLEAMVGDLADAPFLIDEKAAPEQVAEHKELRIALLEAIDTLSHSNRQATLLFYHEQLSLQEVAVRLNISVNAVKGRLHKARHQLRERLLPLQGQIQSISFKESKIMTDNTSAQIKSELCCSFCKKSREQVNLLIAGPPLGDVTICICNECVDICNQIISREISVLAKQEIEPLKDSAEMSG; from the coding sequence TTGACTTTGCCACTATTAAGTAGAGTTGTTGAGCAAGCAGGCGTGTCAGAGCAAAGCGATCCAGAATTAATTTTTTTAGCACGACAGGGAGATAAAGCTGCATTTGGTCGGCTTGTGTTGCGTTATCAGCCGATGGCACAACGCATTGCGGAGCAAATGCTTGGCAATAAGGATTTGGCTAGCGATCTCGTGCAAGAAGCCATGCTGCAAGCTTATCTTTCCTTGAAGAAACTGCATCAGCCAAAGCGTTTTAAAAGTTGGCTGTATGGCATTGTGCTGAATATTTGCCGCAACGAATTGCGCCGTCGAAAGGTAATCGTGTTTTCTCTAGAAGCAATGGTGGGAGATTTAGCTGATGCACCATTTTTGATTGATGAGAAAGCTGCTCCCGAACAAGTTGCGGAACATAAAGAACTCCGCATTGCGTTACTAGAAGCCATCGATACTCTGTCTCACAGTAATCGTCAAGCAACTTTGCTGTTTTATCACGAACAACTGAGCCTGCAAGAAGTAGCAGTGCGCTTAAATATTTCAGTCAATGCAGTTAAGGGGCGTTTGCACAAAGCTCGCCATCAACTTAGAGAACGATTGCTACCTCTTCAAGGGCAAATCCAATCTATTTCATTTAAGGAGTCTAAGATAATGACCGATAACACCAGTGCTCAAATCAAGTCAGAACTTTGCTGTTCATTTTGTAAGAAAAGTAGAGAACAGGTTAATCTTCTCATTGCAGGTCCACCACTAGGAGATGTTACTATTTGTATTTGTAATGAGTGTGTGGATATATGTAACCAAATTATTAGCAGAGAAATTTCTGTATTAGCAAAGCAAGAAATTGAGCCATTGAAGGACTCAGCTGAAATGAGTGGATAA
- a CDS encoding phosphate-starvation-inducible PsiE family protein — protein MKKRLKSQFLFSNRWIDRQWIVRNMEAFQDLIVIVLCLGLFAVMLVQLWGIAIALTQSIDYKHVTAKILFILILVELFRLLMVYLQEHSISVGVAVEVTIVSLLREVVVHGALEISWIQAAAICCLLLILGGLLVVCAKTPHMDCMSANTKVCPIKHYEDKHHDGEFHSRRYEEIAKIQ, from the coding sequence ATGAAAAAGCGCCTCAAGAGCCAGTTCTTATTCTCCAATCGCTGGATTGACCGACAGTGGATAGTTCGCAATATGGAAGCTTTCCAAGATCTAATTGTGATTGTCCTGTGTTTGGGTTTATTTGCCGTTATGCTCGTTCAGTTATGGGGAATAGCGATCGCCCTCACGCAGTCAATTGATTATAAACACGTAACAGCCAAAATACTGTTCATCTTGATTTTGGTTGAGTTGTTCCGATTGCTCATGGTTTATTTGCAAGAGCATAGTATTTCAGTTGGAGTTGCAGTAGAAGTTACAATCGTGTCTTTACTGCGAGAAGTTGTCGTTCATGGTGCATTGGAAATTTCTTGGATTCAAGCTGCAGCTATTTGTTGTTTATTGCTAATTTTAGGCGGACTTTTGGTAGTGTGCGCTAAAACACCGCATATGGATTGCATGAGTGCTAACACTAAGGTGTGTCCTATTAAACATTACGAGGATAAGCACCACGACGGTGAATTTCATTCACGACGGTATGAGGAAATTGCTAAAATTCAGTAA
- the mnmA gene encoding tRNA 2-thiouridine(34) synthase MnmA produces the protein MNKVVVGLSGGVDSSTAAAILHARGYEVIGLTLWLMKGKGQCCSEGMIDAAYICEQLGVPHHVVDIRDVFQTNIVDFLVTGYSAGITPLPCSQCNKTVKFGPMLQYARENLGCDRIATGHYARIQYDEATGRYQLLRAVDRNKDQSYFLYDLSQDLLAGSVFPLGEMLKADTRRVAADHGLKTADKPESQDLCLVESNGSMRAFLDKYLAPKKGDIVDTAGKVLGQHEGIHHYTIGQRKGLGIAAPEPLYVISLDAVNNRVVVGDRTKATQPECTVAQVNWVSIAEPSSPIRAEAQVRYRSTPVPVTVIPLENSRVRIVFDEPQFSITPGQAAVWYDGEKVLGGGIIEQFN, from the coding sequence ATGAACAAAGTCGTAGTAGGTCTTTCAGGCGGAGTTGATAGTTCCACCGCCGCAGCCATTCTGCACGCTCGGGGCTATGAAGTGATTGGTCTGACCCTTTGGTTAATGAAAGGGAAAGGTCAATGTTGCTCTGAGGGTATGATAGACGCGGCTTATATTTGCGAACAGCTAGGCGTTCCCCATCACGTTGTTGATATTCGGGATGTCTTTCAAACAAATATTGTCGATTTCTTGGTAACCGGTTACAGCGCAGGTATTACGCCTTTACCTTGCTCGCAGTGCAATAAGACAGTGAAGTTTGGACCCATGTTGCAGTACGCTCGCGAAAATTTGGGATGCGATCGCATTGCCACAGGTCATTATGCTCGCATTCAGTACGATGAAGCAACGGGGCGTTACCAACTGTTGCGAGCGGTAGACCGCAACAAAGACCAGTCCTATTTTCTTTATGACTTGTCGCAAGATTTACTAGCAGGTTCCGTGTTTCCTCTGGGCGAAATGCTCAAAGCAGATACCCGTCGCGTTGCAGCAGACCACGGTTTGAAAACAGCAGATAAGCCAGAAAGTCAAGACCTGTGTTTGGTAGAAAGCAACGGTTCCATGCGAGCATTTCTTGACAAATACCTTGCACCCAAGAAAGGGGATATTGTAGATACCGCAGGGAAAGTTCTGGGACAACATGAAGGTATCCATCACTACACAATCGGACAGCGAAAAGGCTTGGGGATTGCAGCCCCCGAACCACTGTATGTCATCTCTCTAGACGCAGTGAATAACCGGGTTGTTGTAGGCGATCGCACAAAAGCGACTCAGCCAGAATGTACGGTAGCTCAAGTCAATTGGGTATCCATAGCCGAACCATCCAGCCCCATTCGAGCCGAAGCACAAGTTCGCTATCGGTCAACACCCGTACCAGTTACAGTGATTCCTTTAGAAAACTCTCGTGTCCGCATAGTTTTTGATGAACCCCAGTTCAGCATTACCCCCGGACAAGCCGCTGTTTGGTATGACGGAGAAAAGGTTTTGGGTGGTGGGATTATCGAACAGTTTAACTAG
- a CDS encoding RNA-guided endonuclease InsQ/TnpB family protein produces the protein MAVRTSSFVTEIPLITTSKDLSVLAARLEAGRQLYNAVLSEGLARLELVRNSEIYQQAKLIPKSNKKERSTAFQKAREAYRFSDYDLQAFANKTAIASIWIKSHLDANTIQKIATRAFKAVERMMYGLAKKVRFKQKGQFASLEGKTNKQGIRWTGNAVEWSTLKLKAIITNDPVILHGLSSKIKYVRLVRRILNQKNYWFAQLVCEGLPYQKPKNIISDGTIGIDLGVSTVAIVGDKKTIWTSFADELESKQKKIRKLQRKMDRQRRANNPNNFNSNGTVKKGSKRWHKSNRYKKKNNKKRETERKQAAHRQSLHGRLVNQTLAIGKHIKIEKVSVKAWQKNYGKSIGFKSPSSFQSELVRKAENAGGTVLMFSTRYTALSQTCLCGNKQKKSLSQRVHHCSVCGLTMQRDILSAYLSRHVDPKTETLSIQSARDSWLGMEKSLLDGWQDGSNQRARTATSSKSPISNNGSERVFSNLIACEESEPLRVNETRVVS, from the coding sequence TTGGCAGTAAGAACATCTAGTTTCGTTACAGAAATACCATTGATAACGACATCTAAAGACTTGAGCGTTCTCGCAGCCAGATTAGAGGCAGGGCGACAGTTGTATAATGCTGTTTTATCTGAAGGTTTAGCCAGACTAGAATTAGTACGTAATTCTGAAATATATCAACAAGCTAAACTCATCCCAAAATCCAACAAAAAAGAACGTTCCACAGCGTTTCAAAAAGCTCGTGAAGCTTACAGGTTTAGCGATTACGATTTACAAGCTTTCGCTAATAAAACAGCCATTGCAAGTATTTGGATTAAATCGCACCTTGATGCTAATACTATTCAGAAGATAGCTACCAGAGCATTTAAGGCTGTAGAGCGAATGATGTACGGGTTAGCTAAAAAGGTTCGGTTTAAGCAGAAAGGACAGTTTGCTTCATTAGAAGGTAAAACCAATAAACAGGGTATTCGTTGGACTGGTAACGCTGTTGAATGGTCTACATTGAAGTTAAAAGCCATCATTACTAACGACCCTGTAATATTGCATGGTTTATCATCAAAGATTAAATATGTTCGCTTAGTGCGTCGCATTCTTAATCAAAAAAATTATTGGTTTGCTCAATTAGTTTGTGAGGGACTACCTTATCAAAAGCCTAAAAATATTATTAGTGATGGTACTATTGGTATTGACTTAGGCGTTTCAACTGTTGCAATTGTTGGGGACAAAAAAACTATCTGGACTTCTTTTGCAGACGAACTAGAATCAAAGCAAAAGAAGATTAGAAAGTTACAGCGCAAAATGGATAGGCAACGCCGCGCCAATAATCCTAATAATTTCAACAGTAACGGTACTGTCAAGAAAGGTTCAAAACGTTGGCATAAATCAAACAGATATAAAAAGAAGAATAACAAAAAACGTGAAACAGAACGTAAACAAGCAGCGCATCGTCAGTCTTTACATGGTAGGTTAGTCAACCAAACTTTAGCCATCGGTAAACATATCAAAATCGAGAAGGTATCCGTCAAGGCATGGCAGAAAAATTATGGTAAATCCATAGGGTTTAAATCCCCATCAAGCTTTCAATCAGAACTAGTACGCAAAGCTGAGAATGCTGGTGGAACAGTTCTAATGTTTTCGACAAGGTATACCGCACTTTCTCAAACTTGTTTGTGTGGTAACAAACAGAAAAAATCATTATCGCAACGTGTTCATCATTGCTCAGTCTGTGGGTTAACGATGCAACGTGATATTTTATCTGCTTACCTGAGTCGTCACGTTGACCCAAAAACAGAAACTTTGTCAATCCAATCAGCCAGAGATAGCTGGCTAGGGATGGAGAAATCCCTACTGGACGGTTGGCAAGATGGGTCAAATCAACGTGCGAGAACTGCGACTAGTTCAAAGTCACCTATTAGCAATAATGGGTCAGAGCGCGTGTTCAGTAACCTAATAGCTTGCGAGGAGTCGGAACCTTTGAGGGTAAACGAAACTCGCGTAGTGAGTTAG
- a CDS encoding tetratricopeptide repeat protein, translated as MWVLFYRYRLPALVSFMLVVESLVSPSPSRSIPPSPHPPLPLLAQYVDSGATEYLDQGLQAIKVGRVADAIALFRKATELDPNLAPAHYNLGLALRQVGQLQPAADSFYKATQADPKFALAYANLGGSLLEGYNLQQAGDYLRRAIEIDPKLGIAHYNLGLVYEQQRNWEKAIPSFRKAMEYSPNAPEPAYHLGLCYLQQGKTDKAKEVFRKAVKINPKYSEAHYNLGTILFSQSKFKDALEAFRKAAEGNSNYANAYYGAGLAFIQLRQYPDAVKVLQYARDLYKSQGNSQWANQTSQLLQQTQNLNNPQNFNYQPR; from the coding sequence ATGTGGGTATTATTCTATAGATATCGTCTTCCTGCGCTAGTAAGTTTTATGCTAGTCGTTGAAAGCCTTGTCTCCCCCTCTCCTTCCCGCTCCATCCCCCCATCCCCCCATCCCCCTCTCCCCCTACTCGCACAATACGTTGACAGTGGTGCTACAGAGTATTTAGACCAAGGATTGCAGGCGATAAAAGTGGGGAGAGTTGCAGATGCGATCGCATTATTTCGCAAAGCCACCGAACTCGATCCTAATTTAGCTCCAGCACACTACAACTTGGGGCTAGCACTGCGACAAGTAGGACAATTACAACCTGCAGCAGATTCATTTTACAAAGCCACACAAGCAGACCCCAAATTTGCTTTAGCTTACGCCAACTTAGGTGGATCGCTTTTAGAAGGATACAATCTGCAACAAGCAGGAGATTACTTGCGACGGGCTATAGAAATCGATCCCAAACTGGGGATAGCACACTACAACTTAGGATTGGTGTACGAGCAACAGAGAAATTGGGAAAAAGCCATACCATCCTTTAGAAAAGCAATGGAATATAGTCCCAATGCACCCGAACCAGCTTACCATTTAGGGCTGTGCTACTTACAACAAGGTAAAACAGATAAGGCAAAAGAAGTGTTTCGCAAAGCAGTTAAAATTAACCCCAAATATTCAGAAGCTCATTACAATCTTGGAACGATTTTATTTAGTCAAAGTAAGTTTAAAGATGCATTAGAAGCATTTAGAAAAGCAGCTGAAGGAAACTCAAACTATGCAAATGCTTATTATGGAGCGGGGTTAGCCTTTATACAATTAAGACAATACCCCGATGCAGTCAAAGTCTTGCAATATGCCAGAGATTTATACAAGTCTCAAGGAAATTCACAGTGGGCAAACCAAACATCACAATTGTTGCAACAAACACAAAATTTAAACAATCCGCAAAATTTTAATTATCAACCGCGCTAA
- a CDS encoding elongation factor G, whose amino-acid sequence MNEKVKSGSRNVAIVGPYLSGKTTLLESLLFVTGAISRKGSVKDGNTVGDSAAESRDRQMSVEVSTACTEYSDIRFTFVDCPGSVEFAQETYNALMGVDAAIVVCEPITDRVLTLAPLFKFLDDWEIPHIVFVNKMDRANINVLDTLHSLKAVSSRPLVAHQYPIMQGEELIGFIDLVSEEAYKYHPGAPADPIPFPEELKEEEHIARAEMLEALANFDDHLLEELLEDIEPPQEEILKDLKLELGADLVVPVFFGVAEQDYGVRPLLQALVKEAPEPEVTAERRLKGQSSQSPIAQVLKTYYTPQGGKISLTRVWQGKLTDGIVLNGVRAGGLYRLMGQQQVQVNEASAGEIIAISRLEGIKTGDTISCESQSVTALPRADLLEPVYALAITPEKRNDEVKLSSAITKLLEEDCSLAWEQHGDTHEVILWGQGEIHLQVALDRLRRKYNLPMTTHLPQVPYKETIRKPATSVHGRYKHQSGGHGQFGDVYLDIQPLARGEGFNFKETIVGGVVPKQYIPGVEIGVREFLSHGPLGFPMVDVSVTLTNGSYHTVDSSEQAFKQAARLAMQTGIPKCEPTLLEPIVRVEVKTPNEFTAKVLQLVTGRRGQILGYEGISNWHGWDSVVAYLPQAEMQNFIVELRSLTLGVGSFHWEFDHLQEVPDKLAERILTNSNGHGGNGK is encoded by the coding sequence ATGAACGAAAAAGTCAAATCGGGTTCGCGGAATGTGGCAATTGTTGGTCCATATTTAAGTGGAAAAACTACGTTGCTGGAAAGTTTGTTGTTTGTGACAGGGGCAATTTCGCGCAAGGGCAGCGTTAAGGATGGCAACACTGTAGGAGATAGTGCTGCTGAATCACGCGATCGGCAAATGAGTGTGGAAGTTAGCACTGCTTGCACTGAGTATAGCGATATTCGTTTCACATTTGTAGACTGTCCTGGAAGTGTAGAATTTGCTCAAGAAACTTACAACGCTTTAATGGGAGTAGATGCAGCAATTGTTGTTTGCGAACCCATCACAGACCGAGTCTTAACTCTTGCACCACTGTTTAAATTTCTTGACGATTGGGAAATTCCCCATATCGTCTTTGTTAACAAAATGGATCGGGCAAATATTAACGTTCTAGACACGCTACACTCTCTTAAAGCCGTTTCCAGTCGTCCCCTAGTAGCACATCAATATCCCATCATGCAGGGGGAAGAACTGATTGGCTTTATTGATTTAGTAAGTGAAGAAGCGTACAAATACCATCCCGGTGCTCCAGCAGACCCCATTCCATTCCCGGAAGAACTGAAAGAGGAAGAACATATTGCACGAGCAGAAATGCTCGAAGCCCTAGCCAATTTTGATGACCATTTACTAGAAGAACTTTTAGAAGACATCGAACCGCCTCAAGAAGAAATACTCAAAGACCTAAAACTGGAATTAGGAGCAGATTTAGTCGTTCCCGTTTTCTTTGGCGTTGCAGAACAAGATTATGGCGTGCGCCCGCTTTTACAAGCTTTAGTTAAGGAAGCCCCCGAACCGGAAGTTACAGCAGAACGTCGCTTAAAGGGTCAATCGAGTCAGTCTCCCATAGCGCAGGTTCTCAAAACTTACTACACTCCCCAAGGCGGTAAAATATCCTTAACACGGGTTTGGCAGGGTAAATTAACTGACGGAATCGTACTGAATGGCGTTCGTGCTGGTGGTCTTTATCGCCTTATGGGACAACAGCAGGTGCAGGTAAATGAAGCTAGTGCAGGTGAGATTATAGCTATCAGCCGTTTGGAGGGTATTAAGACGGGCGATACTATTTCTTGCGAATCGCAATCCGTAACAGCATTACCTAGAGCCGATCTCCTCGAACCAGTTTATGCCCTCGCTATTACTCCTGAAAAGCGCAATGATGAAGTAAAGCTGAGCAGTGCAATTACTAAACTTTTAGAAGAAGATTGTTCTCTAGCTTGGGAACAGCATGGCGATACCCATGAAGTTATTCTTTGGGGTCAAGGCGAAATTCATTTGCAAGTTGCCTTAGATCGGTTGCGCCGTAAGTATAATTTACCGATGACCACGCACTTACCGCAAGTGCCTTACAAAGAAACAATCCGCAAACCTGCTACATCGGTACACGGTCGCTACAAACACCAAAGTGGCGGTCACGGACAGTTTGGGGATGTTTATCTGGATATCCAACCACTAGCACGGGGCGAAGGTTTTAACTTTAAGGAAACCATTGTTGGTGGTGTTGTTCCCAAACAATATATCCCTGGCGTGGAAATTGGGGTACGTGAGTTTTTATCACACGGTCCTTTGGGTTTCCCTATGGTGGATGTATCAGTGACTTTGACAAATGGTTCTTATCATACTGTTGATAGTTCCGAACAAGCGTTTAAGCAAGCGGCTCGTCTTGCTATGCAAACAGGAATACCTAAGTGCGAACCGACTCTCTTAGAACCTATTGTTCGTGTGGAGGTTAAGACTCCTAATGAATTTACTGCTAAAGTCTTGCAACTCGTGACTGGTAGACGGGGTCAGATTTTGGGCTATGAGGGGATTAGCAATTGGCACGGTTGGGATAGTGTGGTGGCATACTTACCGCAGGCTGAGATGCAAAACTTTATTGTGGAATTGCGATCGCTGACTCTTGGTGTTGGTTCTTTTCATTGGGAGTTTGACCATCTTCAGGAGGTTCCTGATAAGTTAGCCGAGCGCATTCTTACAAATAGTAATGGTCATGGAGGAAATGGTAAATAA
- a CDS encoding HEAT repeat domain-containing protein, producing MIASNILHYLDYLHDVDYLAAIVNSVSDTELSNIINKLLQSGDNEIVSSTCLFIQDLLLFGSRHPNCQKFVKGYPESSIVKTLEQLLFSPNHFIRQRAVYTLGKTCSHSSIAALNQAFSVFRDIDPILLPRLIGEMGWLGTENFWALLDSMMSSQIYMTRWAVIDVLSEFVGDDARVQDELFQCKLRYIEQLRQDSNILIQSEAEYEYQLLKFRSSTYDLPRAERKKKRKDLERQYKPAFFFTSISNAFTNHLCAKGLTQYSIAELEAFILDMTQAFSVS from the coding sequence ATGATAGCAAGCAACATCTTGCATTACCTTGATTACTTACATGATGTAGATTATTTAGCTGCAATTGTTAACTCGGTATCTGACACAGAACTATCCAATATCATCAATAAACTTTTGCAATCAGGGGATAATGAAATTGTTAGTTCGACTTGTCTCTTCATTCAAGATTTGCTGCTTTTTGGTTCTCGACATCCTAATTGTCAGAAGTTTGTAAAAGGTTATCCAGAGTCTTCAATTGTTAAAACTCTTGAACAGCTTCTTTTTTCTCCAAACCATTTTATTCGTCAGCGAGCAGTGTATACGTTAGGTAAGACTTGCAGCCATAGCAGTATCGCGGCGTTAAATCAAGCTTTCAGCGTATTTCGAGACATCGATCCAATCCTGTTACCTAGACTAATCGGTGAAATGGGTTGGCTCGGAACCGAAAATTTCTGGGCACTTCTTGACTCGATGATGAGTAGCCAAATTTACATGACTCGATGGGCCGTTATCGATGTGCTATCTGAATTTGTTGGTGATGATGCACGCGTACAGGATGAACTATTTCAATGCAAATTAAGGTATATTGAGCAATTACGACAAGATTCAAATATTCTCATTCAGTCAGAGGCGGAGTATGAGTATCAATTGTTAAAGTTTCGTAGCTCGACATACGATTTACCGAGAGCAGAGCGCAAAAAGAAACGGAAAGACTTAGAACGGCAGTATAAACCAGCATTTTTTTTTACTAGTATATCGAATGCGTTCACAAATCACTTGTGTGCCAAGGGGTTAACGCAATATTCTATAGCTGAACTTGAAGCATTTATTTTGGATATGACTCAAGCATTTTCAGTATCGTAA
- a CDS encoding SPOR domain-containing protein: MSKPIPNRGITFFSIHCLSLLLGGWVAVLLPLTSAKAQFEELPPPPPGNYQEYNAPQEQDRRYPDNRGCYRILVDRRNGLSRVRQVVSDAFYYGNAIQAGYECGESRMRRLTNRLVSYGLSGVVAIDLSNGQTVGDRPYPDRPYPGRCRGYVDKSYYVVVPALSSNLPELERQVKRTVKYGECVEARNEPRGPHVRVGPFEQRAEAEDLNKYLRGQRIRDFSNTRVYYGK; encoded by the coding sequence ATGTCAAAACCAATACCAAATAGGGGCATAACCTTTTTCAGCATTCATTGTCTGTCTTTGCTTTTGGGAGGGTGGGTAGCAGTGCTGTTACCATTGACTTCTGCAAAAGCTCAGTTTGAAGAACTACCTCCCCCACCTCCTGGGAACTATCAAGAATACAACGCACCTCAGGAACAAGATCGGAGGTATCCAGATAATAGAGGGTGCTATCGTATATTGGTGGATAGAAGGAACGGGCTCAGTCGAGTTCGGCAAGTCGTCAGCGATGCTTTCTATTATGGGAATGCCATTCAAGCAGGGTATGAGTGTGGCGAATCTCGTATGCGAAGGCTAACTAACAGGCTAGTATCCTATGGTTTAAGTGGTGTTGTGGCTATCGACCTTTCCAACGGACAGACTGTTGGTGACAGACCTTACCCAGATAGACCCTACCCAGGTAGATGTAGGGGTTATGTTGATAAATCTTACTATGTAGTAGTGCCTGCCCTTTCTTCTAACCTACCTGAGTTGGAAAGACAAGTGAAAAGAACAGTTAAGTATGGGGAATGTGTTGAAGCTAGAAATGAGCCACGCGGACCCCATGTAAGAGTTGGACCGTTTGAGCAACGTGCAGAAGCGGAAGATTTAAACAAATATCTGCGAGGTCAGCGAATTCGAGATTTTTCTAATACCAGAGTTTATTATGGCAAGTAA
- a CDS encoding bifunctional ADP-dependent NAD(P)H-hydrate dehydratase/NAD(P)H-hydrate epimerase, giving the protein MGRQELISQVVVTAQQMRDIENRIFAGGMPVAALMEKVAGLIADRIQTKLAEDTTYFPHSPSFRIGILVGPGHNGGDALVVARELYFRGYEVGIYCPFSKRKELTSQHLQYAQSIGIICYESIELLADCHLFIDGLFGFGLERAISDPIATAINQLNEWHKPVIAIDLPSGLHTDTGEVLGTAVRATHTLCLGLWKLGLLQDQALDCVGKAELIDFDIPLADIHAILGKSLGIKRIVKTTALSTLPLPRPPVTHKYKEGHLLLICGSRRYSGGALLTGLGGRASGVGMLSIAVPESLKSIMVAQLPEALIIGCPETESGAIAQLQLPENTDLSKFNAIACGPGLTRDANPILQQVLESTVPLVLDADGLNILADMGTIPTLQKRQAPTVLTPHAGEFKRLFPDLSDANQDRVKAVREAAAQSHAVVLLKGARTAIANPQGTVWLNPESTPALARGGSGDVLTGLLGGLLAQASSKNIPVEDITATAAWWHAQAGILAAQERTELGVDAHTLTQYLIQVLLLEVISTSDKYSF; this is encoded by the coding sequence ATGGGCAGACAAGAACTCATTTCACAGGTAGTCGTTACCGCACAACAAATGCGGGATATCGAAAACCGTATCTTTGCTGGGGGAATGCCTGTAGCCGCTTTGATGGAAAAAGTGGCGGGATTAATTGCCGATCGCATCCAAACAAAATTGGCAGAAGATACCACCTATTTCCCCCACTCCCCCTCATTCCGCATTGGAATTCTCGTCGGTCCCGGTCATAACGGCGGTGATGCTCTAGTTGTTGCTCGCGAGTTGTATTTTCGCGGTTATGAAGTTGGCATTTATTGTCCTTTCTCCAAACGGAAAGAATTAACTTCACAACACTTGCAGTACGCTCAAAGTATAGGTATTATTTGCTACGAATCAATTGAGCTACTGGCAGATTGTCACCTATTTATTGATGGATTATTTGGATTTGGCTTGGAAAGAGCAATCTCCGATCCCATTGCTACAGCTATCAACCAGCTCAATGAATGGCACAAACCCGTTATCGCGATCGATCTCCCTTCCGGCTTGCATACAGATACTGGGGAAGTGTTGGGAACGGCGGTACGTGCAACCCATACACTGTGTTTGGGTTTATGGAAACTTGGTTTATTGCAAGATCAAGCTTTAGACTGTGTTGGCAAAGCAGAATTAATAGATTTTGATATTCCGTTGGCTGACATACACGCCATATTAGGCAAATCGTTAGGTATAAAACGGATTGTAAAAACAACCGCGCTTTCCACTCTCCCTTTACCCCGTCCACCAGTTACCCATAAGTACAAGGAAGGACATTTACTCCTGATTTGCGGTTCGCGTCGCTATTCTGGAGGAGCATTACTCACGGGGTTAGGAGGAAGAGCAAGTGGTGTGGGGATGCTTTCCATTGCGGTACCGGAATCTCTCAAGTCTATAATGGTGGCACAGTTACCAGAAGCACTGATTATTGGATGTCCGGAAACTGAGTCGGGAGCGATAGCGCAACTTCAGCTACCAGAAAATACTGACCTCAGTAAATTTAATGCTATTGCTTGCGGTCCCGGTTTAACACGAGATGCCAACCCAATTTTACAACAAGTGTTGGAGAGCACAGTCCCTCTGGTTCTGGATGCCGATGGCTTAAATATCTTAGCCGATATGGGAACCATTCCTACATTACAAAAACGGCAAGCACCTACAGTACTCACTCCCCATGCTGGTGAATTTAAGCGGTTATTTCCCGATCTTTCCGATGCCAATCAAGATAGAGTGAAGGCAGTCAGAGAAGCAGCCGCGCAAAGTCATGCAGTCGTGTTGTTAAAAGGAGCGAGAACTGCGATCGCCAATCCCCAAGGTACAGTTTGGCTCAATCCCGAAAGTACCCCTGCTTTAGCAAGAGGAGGGAGTGGGGATGTATTAACCGGGTTACTCGGTGGATTGCTAGCTCAAGCTTCTTCTAAAAATATTCCCGTAGAAGATATTACTGCAACTGCGGCTTGGTGGCATGCTCAAGCAGGAATTCTAGCAGCACAAGAGCGAACAGAGTTAGGTGTAGATGCTCACACACTGACACAGTATTTAATACAAGTGTTGCTTTTAGAGGTCATATCAACTTCCGATAAATACTCATTTTAA